One segment of Paraburkholderia sp. PREW-6R DNA contains the following:
- a CDS encoding TetR/AcrR family transcriptional regulator — translation MKKSKAETAETRRRIVEVAAREFRANGIHATGLNELMAQCGLTRGGFYRHFDSKEHLVAEAFESGIATLMADLEAAARQGDESDGFRSIVARYVGAHHRDNIAGGCPLAGMGSELVRSDNDTRAVASQGIHAFVDMLATRKDGEHPDEARSDAMFALAAMIGAVTLARILVEPADSQSALQSVKAHLDAL, via the coding sequence ATGAAAAAGTCCAAAGCAGAAACTGCCGAAACACGCCGCCGGATCGTGGAAGTCGCGGCGCGCGAGTTTCGGGCGAACGGCATTCATGCCACCGGGCTCAACGAACTGATGGCCCAATGCGGGCTCACGCGCGGCGGCTTTTATCGGCATTTCGACTCGAAAGAGCATCTGGTCGCAGAAGCGTTCGAGTCGGGCATTGCCACGTTGATGGCCGACCTCGAAGCAGCAGCGCGCCAGGGCGACGAGAGTGACGGTTTCCGGTCCATCGTCGCGCGCTATGTCGGAGCGCACCATCGCGACAACATTGCTGGCGGTTGTCCGCTTGCCGGAATGGGGAGCGAGCTCGTCCGCAGTGACAACGACACGCGGGCTGTCGCGTCGCAAGGTATTCATGCTTTCGTCGACATGCTCGCAACACGCAAGGATGGCGAGCATCCGGACGAGGCGCGCTCGGATGCCATGTTCGCGCTGGCGGCCATGATCGGCGCCGTCACGCTGGCGAGAATTCTCGTCGAACCCGCCGATTCGCAGTCCGCTCTACAAAGCGTCAAGGCGCATCTCGACGCGCTGTAA